Proteins encoded by one window of Vibrio rumoiensis:
- the fadR gene encoding fatty acid metabolism transcriptional regulator FadR, with amino-acid sequence MVIKAKSPAGFAEKYIIESIWNGRFPPGSILPAERELSELIGVTRTTLREVLQRLARDGWLTIQHGKPTKVNNFMETSSLHILDTLMTLDTDNATSIVEDLLAVRTSISPIFMRYAFKSNPEACIKTLNRVIGSCETLLSHDSWESFITESPYADKIKQSVKEDNEKDIAKRDDILVAKTFNFYDYMLFQRLAFHSGNQIYGLIFNGIKKLYDRVGSFYFSNPESRKLALQFYKDLLTLCQQGQHQELPNLIRRYGIESGHIWMKMKQNLPSNFTEDDS; translated from the coding sequence ATGGTTATTAAGGCAAAGAGCCCTGCAGGATTTGCAGAAAAATATATTATTGAAAGTATCTGGAACGGACGTTTTCCTCCTGGCTCTATTTTGCCGGCAGAAAGAGAGCTGTCTGAACTTATCGGGGTAACTCGCACCACATTGCGTGAAGTTTTACAGAGATTGGCTCGTGACGGATGGTTGACTATTCAGCATGGCAAACCAACCAAAGTAAATAATTTCATGGAAACATCGAGTTTGCACATTCTCGATACATTAATGACGCTTGATACCGATAACGCAACGAGCATTGTAGAAGATTTATTAGCGGTTCGTACTAGCATAAGCCCTATTTTTATGCGTTATGCATTTAAATCGAACCCTGAAGCTTGCATTAAAACGTTGAATCGAGTGATTGGCTCATGTGAAACGCTTTTATCCCATGATTCATGGGAATCTTTTATCACAGAGTCACCTTACGCTGATAAGATTAAACAGTCTGTAAAAGAAGACAATGAGAAAGATATCGCGAAGCGTGATGATATTCTTGTGGCAAAGACTTTCAATTTTTACGATTACATGTTGTTCCAACGTTTGGCTTTTCACTCTGGAAATCAAATATACGGATTAATTTTTAATGGTATTAAAAAGTTATACGATCGCGTGGGTAGCTTTTATTTCTCGAACCCTGAATCAAGAAAGTTAGCGCTTCAATTCTATAAAGATTTACTGACATTATGTCAGCAAGGTCAACACCAAGAGCTGCCAAATTTGATCCGTCGTTATGGCATTGAAAGCGGACATATTTGGATGAAAATGAAGCAGAATCTCCCAAGTAATTTTACCGAAGATGATAGTTAA
- the udk gene encoding uridine kinase has product MPEKNKCVIVGIAGASASGKSLIASTIYKELREKVGDHQIGVITEDCYYRDQSHLSMEERVKTNYDHPSALDHDLLCEQLEKLVQGESVEIPEYSYSEHTRTKETTLMTPKKVIILEGILLLTEPRLRNLMHASVFMDTPLDICLLRRVKRDVEERGRTMESVLKQYQKTVRPMFMQFIEPSKQHADIIVPRGGKNRIAIDVLKAHIAKLLKS; this is encoded by the coding sequence ATGCCTGAAAAAAACAAATGCGTCATTGTAGGAATTGCCGGCGCATCGGCTTCAGGGAAGAGCTTAATTGCAAGCACCATTTATAAGGAATTACGTGAAAAAGTAGGTGATCACCAGATTGGTGTGATTACTGAAGACTGTTACTACCGTGATCAAAGCCATTTGAGCATGGAAGAGCGAGTTAAAACGAACTACGACCATCCAAGTGCATTGGACCATGACTTATTATGTGAACAGCTAGAGAAGCTTGTTCAAGGGGAATCTGTTGAGATCCCTGAATACAGCTATTCTGAACATACTCGCACCAAAGAAACCACGTTAATGACACCGAAGAAAGTGATCATTTTAGAAGGGATTTTGCTATTAACAGAACCTCGCCTACGTAACTTAATGCATGCGTCAGTCTTTATGGACACACCGCTTGATATTTGTTTACTACGTCGTGTTAAACGTGATGTTGAGGAACGTGGTCGTACAATGGAATCGGTATTAAAACAATATCAAAAAACCGTTCGTCCTATGTTCATGCAGTTTATTGAACCATCAAAGCAACATGCTGATATTATCGTGCCTCGTGGCGGTAAGAATCGTATTGCTATTGATGTATTAAAAGCGCATATAGCAAAATTATTGAAGTCATAA
- the dcd gene encoding dCTP deaminase → MRLCDRDIKKYLAEGKIAMSPPPSEDSISGLTVDVRLGHQFRVFNDHSAPYIDLSGKKDQVTAQLEKVMSDEIEIADDGEFYLHPGQLALAVTYESVDLPANIVGWLDGRSSLARLGLMVHVTAHRIDPGWSGRIVLEFYNSGRLPLALKPMMPIGALSFEVLSGDAEKPYNKRDNAKYKNQQGAVASRINED, encoded by the coding sequence GTGAGATTGTGTGATAGGGATATAAAGAAGTATTTAGCGGAAGGCAAAATAGCAATGTCTCCGCCACCATCAGAAGATAGTATTAGTGGTTTGACGGTTGATGTCCGTCTTGGACATCAGTTTCGTGTTTTTAATGATCACAGCGCACCTTATATTGATTTATCGGGCAAAAAAGATCAGGTCACGGCACAACTTGAAAAAGTAATGAGTGATGAGATTGAAATTGCTGATGATGGTGAATTTTACTTGCACCCTGGTCAATTAGCACTTGCAGTGACTTATGAATCGGTTGATTTGCCTGCCAATATTGTTGGTTGGTTAGATGGACGTTCTTCACTAGCACGTTTAGGGTTAATGGTGCATGTGACGGCTCACCGTATTGATCCAGGTTGGTCAGGGCGAATTGTACTGGAGTTTTATAATTCCGGACGATTACCATTAGCGCTTAAGCCTATGATGCCAATCGGTGCATTGAGCTTTGAGGTGTTATCGGGTGATGCTGAAAAACCTTATAATAAACGTGATAATGCGAAATATAAGAATCAACAAGGTGCGGTCGCTAGCCGTATCAATGAAGACTGA
- the metG gene encoding methionine--tRNA ligase, producing the protein MATDPRKILVTCALPYANGSIHLGHMLEHIQADVWVRYQRLRGNTVNFICADDAHGTPIMLKAQQLGIKPEDMIAEVQKEHEQDFAGFNISFDNYHSTHSDENRELASLIYLRLKENGFITSRTISQLFDPEKEMFLPDRFVKGTCPKCKAEDQYGDNCDACGETYSPTDLINPKSAVSGATPVMKDSEHFFFDLPQFQSMLKEWTRSGSLQSETANKMQEWFESGLQQWDISRDAPYFGFEIPGEKNKFFYVWLDAPIGYMGSFKNLCDKRSDLDFDEYWKQDSTAELYHFIGKDIVYFHSLFWPAMLDGAGFRKPNNVFVHGYVTVNGAKMSKSKGTFVKASTYLKHLDPECLRYYYAAKLNSRIDDLDLNLEDFTQRVNSDVVNKIVNLASRNAGFITKRFEGKLSNNFTEMALYQEFVDAADRIAELYETREFGRAIREVTALADKANQYVDEKAPWVIAKQEGKDQELQDICTVGINLFRVLMTYLKPVMPELAARSEAFLNDTLTWESMAKPLTAHEVTKFKALFNRIDPKHVEAMIEASKEDAAAEMAAKEQAESAAQSELDKEPIEAEIEFDDFAKIDMRIAKIISCEEVPKANKLLKFQLDIGGETRQVFSGIKSAYTPEELEGKLTVMVANLKPRKMKFGMSEGMILAAGPGGKDLWILEPHEGAQPGMRVM; encoded by the coding sequence ATGGCAACTGACCCAAGAAAAATTTTGGTAACCTGCGCACTTCCGTACGCGAATGGTTCAATCCACCTAGGCCACATGCTTGAACACATTCAAGCGGATGTCTGGGTACGCTATCAACGCTTACGTGGAAACACCGTTAACTTTATCTGTGCCGATGATGCGCACGGTACGCCGATCATGCTGAAAGCTCAGCAACTTGGTATCAAGCCAGAAGATATGATTGCCGAAGTTCAAAAGGAACATGAGCAAGATTTCGCCGGTTTCAACATCAGTTTTGATAACTACCACAGCACTCATAGTGATGAAAACCGAGAATTAGCCTCGCTGATTTACCTTCGTTTAAAAGAAAATGGTTTCATCACCAGCCGTACTATTTCTCAGTTATTTGATCCTGAAAAAGAAATGTTCTTACCAGACCGTTTCGTAAAAGGGACTTGTCCAAAATGTAAAGCAGAAGACCAATATGGCGACAACTGCGATGCATGTGGCGAAACTTATAGCCCAACGGATCTTATCAATCCAAAATCAGCCGTTTCTGGCGCCACTCCAGTCATGAAAGACTCTGAGCACTTCTTCTTCGACTTGCCACAATTCCAAAGCATGCTAAAAGAGTGGACGCGTTCAGGCTCTCTACAATCTGAAACCGCTAATAAAATGCAAGAATGGTTTGAATCCGGCTTGCAACAATGGGACATCTCTCGTGATGCACCTTATTTTGGTTTTGAAATCCCTGGCGAGAAAAACAAGTTCTTCTACGTATGGTTAGATGCTCCAATTGGTTACATGGGTTCATTCAAAAATCTATGTGACAAACGCTCTGATTTAGATTTCGATGAATACTGGAAACAAGACAGCACCGCAGAGCTTTACCACTTCATCGGTAAAGACATTGTTTATTTCCACAGCCTATTCTGGCCGGCGATGCTAGATGGCGCTGGTTTCCGTAAACCGAACAACGTATTTGTGCACGGCTATGTCACGGTGAATGGTGCTAAGATGTCTAAATCTAAAGGCACATTTGTTAAGGCTAGCACTTACCTTAAACACCTAGATCCTGAATGCTTACGTTATTACTATGCCGCGAAACTAAACAGCCGCATTGATGATCTGGACTTAAACCTAGAAGACTTCACGCAACGCGTAAACTCAGACGTAGTAAATAAAATTGTTAACCTAGCTTCTCGTAACGCAGGTTTCATCACCAAACGTTTTGAAGGTAAGTTATCTAATAACTTCACCGAAATGGCTCTTTATCAAGAGTTTGTTGATGCTGCCGATCGTATTGCTGAACTTTATGAAACTCGTGAGTTTGGACGCGCTATCCGTGAAGTGACTGCACTTGCTGATAAAGCCAACCAATACGTTGATGAAAAAGCCCCTTGGGTTATCGCTAAACAAGAAGGCAAAGACCAAGAGCTACAAGACATTTGTACAGTCGGTATTAACTTATTCCGCGTACTCATGACTTACTTGAAACCTGTCATGCCAGAACTGGCGGCGCGCAGTGAAGCATTCTTAAATGACACTCTGACATGGGAAAGCATGGCCAAGCCACTTACCGCGCATGAAGTAACGAAATTTAAAGCCTTATTTAACCGTATCGATCCAAAGCATGTTGAAGCGATGATTGAAGCATCAAAAGAAGATGCAGCAGCAGAAATGGCAGCGAAAGAACAAGCAGAATCTGCTGCACAATCAGAGCTTGATAAAGAGCCGATTGAAGCAGAAATTGAGTTTGATGATTTTGCTAAAATTGATATGCGTATTGCCAAAATCATTTCTTGTGAAGAAGTGCCTAAAGCGAATAAGTTACTTAAATTTCAATTAGATATTGGTGGCGAAACTCGTCAGGTATTTTCTGGTATCAAATCCGCTTATACCCCTGAAGAGCTTGAAGGTAAGTTAACGGTTATGGTCGCTAACTTGAAACCTCGTAAAATGAAATTTGGTATGTCTGAAGGGATGATTTTAGCGGCTGGCCCTGGTGGCAAAGATCTATGGATTTTAGAGCCCCATGAAGGCGCTCAACCTGGTATGCGTGTAATGTAA
- the apbC gene encoding iron-sulfur cluster carrier protein ApbC, which yields MSDFSSNLSWSKNDYLQQLNQFEHDALVDGWPDTPNLVQFSKDSVQIVLPFYYQNLKTELQDWCDLRAQEDANFPTTQVSVKVKPLQASNGKEVKGVKNIIAVTSAKGGVGKSTTAVNLALALQALGAKAGLLDADIYGPSVPLMLGTQGEKPGVRDNKWMIPVLAHGLYTNSIGYLIDDQDAAIWRGPMASKALSQILSETLWPDLDYLVIDMPPGTGDIQLTLSQQVPVTTALVVTTPQDLALADARKGVAMFEKVDVPVLGIIENMSYHICSQCGHHEAIFGQGGAQQMAQDAQLPLLAQIPLHIDLRTDIDNGCPTVVARPESEHAQIYLQLASNISAKLFWQSKPKAENIMFVELN from the coding sequence ATGTCTGATTTTTCTTCTAACTTATCATGGTCAAAAAATGACTATTTGCAGCAACTAAATCAGTTTGAACATGATGCCTTGGTTGATGGTTGGCCCGATACGCCTAATTTGGTTCAATTTAGCAAAGATAGTGTTCAAATCGTCTTGCCTTTTTATTACCAAAATCTAAAAACAGAGCTTCAAGATTGGTGTGATTTACGCGCACAAGAAGACGCAAATTTTCCTACCACACAAGTCAGCGTGAAAGTGAAGCCTCTGCAAGCATCTAATGGAAAAGAGGTGAAAGGTGTTAAGAACATTATTGCGGTGACATCGGCAAAAGGTGGGGTAGGTAAATCGACGACGGCGGTTAATTTGGCCCTTGCACTACAAGCCTTAGGGGCAAAAGCCGGTTTATTAGATGCCGATATTTATGGTCCATCAGTGCCTTTAATGTTAGGTACTCAAGGCGAAAAACCTGGCGTTCGTGATAATAAATGGATGATCCCCGTGCTGGCCCATGGCCTGTATACCAACTCTATTGGGTATTTAATTGATGACCAAGATGCGGCTATTTGGCGTGGTCCGATGGCATCCAAAGCACTCTCTCAAATACTGAGTGAAACTCTTTGGCCAGATTTAGATTATCTGGTGATTGATATGCCGCCGGGGACAGGTGATATTCAACTTACCTTATCCCAGCAAGTACCAGTGACGACCGCATTAGTTGTGACCACACCACAAGACTTAGCTTTAGCTGATGCTCGTAAAGGGGTTGCAATGTTTGAAAAGGTTGATGTACCCGTTCTTGGTATCATTGAAAATATGAGTTACCACATTTGTTCACAATGTGGTCATCATGAAGCGATATTCGGACAAGGTGGCGCACAGCAGATGGCACAAGATGCCCAATTGCCATTATTGGCGCAAATTCCACTTCATATTGATTTAAGAACTGACATTGATAATGGTTGCCCGACCGTAGTGGCAAGGCCGGAGAGTGAGCATGCTCAAATCTACTTACAACTTGCCTCGAATATTTCGGCTAAATTGTTTTGGCAAAGTAAGCCGAAAGCAGAAAATATTATGTTTGTAGAGCTGAATTAA